GATACTATCCAAAGATGTCTATACTAGAAGGAGTTAAAAAATATGTTGAACACAGCAGAAAAAATGATAGAGAAAGTTGATTATTTTGCTTGTGGTTATTGTACCAATGATTTAAAAAAAGTTTTTAAAGGTTTTGAAAAAACAATAGTTAATTTCTATGCAGGAGTTTTTTTAATCAAACATAAGAAATTAGGTTATATTTTATATGACACTGGTTATTCTATGAATATTTTAAAAAATAATCTTAAATACTTTTTATATAGATTTGCCAATCCTATCACTTTAAAAAAAGAAGATATGATAGACTACCAACTTAAAGAAAAAGATATAGATAAAGAGGAGATAAAATATATTATTATTTCTCATTTACACCCTGACCATATTGGAGGTTTAAAATTTTTTCCAAATTCTTACCTAATCTTAACCAAAACTTGTTACAATGATTATAAGTTAAAAAAGGATAGTCTTTTAATTTTTAATGAACTACTACCCAATGATTTTGAAGACAGGTTAATATTGATAGATAATTATAAAGAAAATAGTCTATTTCCTTATAAAAACAGTTTTGATCTATTTTCTGATTTATCAATGTTAATAGTTGAAGTAGATGGACATACAAAAGGACAGGCTTG
This Fusobacterium animalis 7_1 DNA region includes the following protein-coding sequences:
- a CDS encoding MBL fold metallo-hydrolase, with translation MLNTAEKMIEKVDYFACGYCTNDLKKVFKGFEKTIVNFYAGVFLIKHKKLGYILYDTGYSMNILKNNLKYFLYRFANPITLKKEDMIDYQLKEKDIDKEEIKYIIISHLHPDHIGGLKFFPNSYLILTKTCYNDYKLKKDSLLIFNELLPNDFEDRLILIDNYKENSLFPYKNSFDLFSDLSMLIVEVDGHTKGQACLFLPEKNLFIAADVCWGTEFLPFTDKMKWLPRKIQNNFEDYKKGSDLLKKLIEDNISVIVSHDKKEKIIEILK